From the Halalkalicoccus sp. CGA53 genome, one window contains:
- a CDS encoding peroxidase-related enzyme (This protein belongs to a clade of uncharacterized proteins related to peroxidases such as the alkylhydroperoxidase AhpD.) gives MTEETPAMTRFDVPDPEELPADLRERIEAETERAGFTPNVFLAYGFRPAQSRAFFAYYDALVEEGALTREEVEMIVVAVSGVNHCYYCNVAHGALLRIYSENPELADQLVANYRTAELSERHRRMLDLAVKLTEAPETVEERDLERLREVGFTPEAIWDVGSVASFFNLSNRMAHLADMRPNREFHTLGYPDDE, from the coding sequence ATGACCGAGGAGACACCCGCGATGACCCGATTCGACGTGCCCGATCCCGAGGAACTCCCCGCGGACCTCCGCGAACGGATCGAGGCCGAGACCGAGCGCGCGGGGTTCACCCCGAACGTCTTCCTCGCCTACGGCTTCCGGCCCGCACAGTCGCGTGCCTTCTTCGCCTACTACGACGCGCTCGTCGAGGAGGGAGCGCTCACCCGCGAGGAGGTGGAGATGATCGTCGTCGCCGTCTCCGGCGTGAACCACTGCTACTACTGCAACGTCGCCCACGGCGCACTCTTACGGATCTACTCGGAGAACCCCGAACTCGCCGACCAGCTCGTCGCGAACTACCGGACCGCCGAGCTGAGCGAGCGACACCGACGGATGCTCGATCTCGCAGTCAAACTCACCGAAGCTCCCGAGACGGTCGAGGAACGGGACCTCGAACGGCTCCGCGAGGTCGGTTTCACTCCCGAAGCGATCTGGGACGTCGGGAGCGTCGCGAGCTTCTTCAACCTCAGCAACAGGATGGCTCACCTCGCGGACATGCGACCGAACCGCGAGTTCCACACCCTGGGGTACCCGGACGACGAGTGA
- a CDS encoding DUF7347 domain-containing protein: protein MTDADPGPGRPIREALGEAPGAPTLPETFDLLADDTRLRVVEALYERGCTVTGETALSFSELRRLTDVRDTGRFNYHLGRLRGPFVRKTDRGYVLTETGEAVGAMIADSERSPPS from the coding sequence ATGACGGACGCTGATCCCGGGCCGGGGCGCCCGATCCGGGAGGCGCTCGGAGAGGCGCCCGGGGCGCCGACCCTCCCGGAGACGTTCGATCTGCTCGCCGACGACACCCGGCTCCGGGTCGTCGAAGCGCTCTACGAGCGCGGCTGTACGGTCACCGGAGAGACGGCGCTCTCGTTCTCCGAACTCCGCCGGCTGACGGACGTCCGCGACACCGGCAGGTTCAACTACCACCTCGGACGTCTGCGCGGACCGTTCGTCCGCAAAACCGACCGGGGGTACGTCCTCACGGAGACCGGTGAGGCCGTCGGGGCGATGATCGCCGACTCGGAGCGGTCCCCGCCGTCGTGA
- a CDS encoding heavy-metal-associated domain-containing protein: MSYTLTVTEMKCTGCEDTVTDAVGEIDGVSEVTADHEADRVTVEGDADEGEVRDAIEGAGFEVAG, from the coding sequence GTGAGCTACACACTGACCGTCACCGAGATGAAGTGTACCGGCTGCGAGGACACCGTCACTGACGCGGTGGGCGAGATCGACGGCGTTTCGGAGGTCACGGCCGACCACGAGGCGGACAGGGTCACCGTCGAGGGCGACGCCGACGAGGGCGAGGTCCGAGACGCGATCGAGGGTGCGGGCTTCGAGGTCGCGGGGTAG
- a CDS encoding AsnC family transcriptional regulator, translating into MTDLDDVDLELLSLLIEDARRPYSDLAEHVGLSPPAVSDRISRLREAGVVRRFTVDLDRSTLENGTPVLVTLAVDSGRVGEIRDALVALEAVEHVFQTADGDLVVHANAPDRDVRTWLSASLGTEVDVEEVALLADVEWTPSVGGAEFSLTCVECENPVGPGGVSRRVDGDRKHFCCSSCERLYVDRYESLAQGVDS; encoded by the coding sequence ATGACCGACCTCGACGACGTCGACCTCGAACTACTCTCGTTGCTGATCGAGGACGCCCGCCGGCCGTACAGCGATCTCGCCGAACACGTCGGGCTCTCGCCGCCTGCGGTCTCCGATCGGATCTCGCGGTTGCGGGAGGCGGGCGTCGTCCGGCGGTTCACGGTCGACCTGGACCGCTCGACGCTTGAGAACGGCACGCCGGTCCTCGTGACGCTCGCCGTCGACTCCGGGCGGGTGGGCGAGATTCGCGACGCGCTCGTGGCGCTGGAGGCGGTCGAACACGTCTTCCAGACGGCGGACGGGGACCTCGTCGTCCACGCGAACGCCCCCGATCGGGACGTGCGGACCTGGCTCTCGGCGTCGCTCGGCACCGAGGTCGACGTGGAAGAGGTGGCGCTCCTCGCGGACGTGGAGTGGACGCCCTCGGTCGGCGGCGCGGAGTTCTCGTTGACCTGCGTCGAGTGCGAGAACCCGGTCGGACCGGGCGGCGTGAGCCGACGGGTCGACGGCGACCGGAAGCACTTCTGCTGTTCGTCGTGCGAACGGCTCTACGTCGACCGCTACGAGTCGCTCGCCCAGGGAGTCGATTCGTAG
- a CDS encoding heavy metal translocating P-type ATPase, which produces MSSERTGIEVSGMSCATCSGSVEEAVRALSGVTSVSANFATDEAHVEYDPDRVSLSAIYEAIEGAGYEPERASARIEVGGMSCATCSASVEEAVEGLPGVLRVDANFATDEAHVEFNPAQLSLPAIYDAVAAAGYEPVREDEGEDGQALTERRESAIEREMRKQWRLVLFGGVLTLPFVPMMVDMLFGLAGVASPVPHGIAHPPGWLEFGLATVLMATLGREFLVGAWRAFSKNRRANMDTLVAVGTSAGYLFSTAVLLGAVADGGLYFEAVAFILWFITLGNWLEARSKARASDALRSLLEMEAEEATLVREGEEVVVPLSAVEVGDHMKVRPGERIPTDGVVLDGESAVDESMVTGESVPVEKTEGDEVVGSTINENGLLVVEATKVGEDTAIQQIVERVKEAQARQPEIQRLVDRVSAYFVPAVIANALLWATVWFAFPETIYAVTTALPLWEPVGGGPVAGGVPVIEFSMIVLASALLIACPCALGLATPAATMVGSTISATNGVLYKGADILEKARGIDTVVFDKTGTLTHGEMRLTDVVPVDEARADGGLPDGGVLEPRTTEEAVLAAAASAESGSEHPLARAIVEGARDRGVETNDPEGFENVPGHGIRATVAGSEVLVGNRRLLGEAGVDPGEVEETMQRLESEGKTAMLVARDGELLGVIASADTVRESAKETVSALRDRGLRVVMLTGDNDRTARAVAREVGIDEEHVRSEVLPEDKADEIEAIQREGARAMMVGDGVNDAPALTAAHVGVAIGSGTDVAIESADVTLMRDDPADVLKAIRISEATITKVRQNLFWAFAYNVTLIPIASLGLLNPALAGLAMAGSSVSVMTNSLAFANYDPHEEYRFLGRLR; this is translated from the coding sequence ATGAGTTCAGAGCGGACGGGGATCGAGGTCTCCGGTATGTCGTGTGCGACCTGTTCGGGGAGCGTCGAGGAGGCGGTGCGCGCGCTCTCCGGGGTGACGTCGGTGAGTGCGAACTTCGCGACCGACGAGGCCCACGTCGAGTACGATCCCGACCGGGTTTCGCTCTCTGCGATCTACGAGGCGATCGAGGGCGCGGGCTACGAGCCCGAGCGCGCGAGCGCGCGGATTGAGGTCGGCGGAATGAGCTGTGCCACCTGCTCGGCCAGCGTCGAGGAGGCGGTGGAGGGGCTGCCGGGCGTGCTCCGCGTCGACGCCAACTTCGCGACCGACGAGGCACACGTCGAGTTCAACCCGGCTCAGCTCTCGCTCCCTGCGATCTACGACGCGGTCGCGGCTGCGGGCTACGAACCCGTCCGGGAGGACGAGGGAGAGGACGGCCAGGCGCTGACCGAGCGCAGGGAGTCGGCGATCGAACGCGAGATGCGAAAGCAGTGGCGGCTCGTCCTCTTCGGTGGCGTCCTCACCCTCCCGTTCGTCCCGATGATGGTCGACATGCTGTTCGGGCTTGCAGGGGTCGCCTCGCCCGTCCCGCACGGGATCGCCCATCCGCCGGGCTGGCTGGAGTTCGGCCTCGCGACGGTGCTGATGGCGACGCTCGGAAGGGAGTTCCTCGTGGGGGCGTGGCGGGCCTTCTCGAAGAACCGCCGGGCGAACATGGACACGCTCGTCGCCGTCGGGACGAGCGCGGGCTACCTGTTCAGTACGGCCGTCCTCCTGGGAGCCGTCGCCGACGGCGGGCTCTACTTCGAGGCGGTGGCGTTCATCCTCTGGTTCATCACCCTCGGGAACTGGCTCGAAGCCCGCTCGAAGGCGCGCGCGAGCGACGCCCTCAGATCACTGCTGGAGATGGAGGCCGAGGAGGCGACGCTCGTCAGAGAGGGCGAGGAGGTCGTCGTTCCGCTCTCGGCGGTCGAAGTCGGCGACCACATGAAGGTCAGGCCCGGCGAGCGGATCCCGACCGACGGCGTCGTTCTCGACGGAGAGAGCGCCGTCGACGAGTCGATGGTCACCGGCGAGTCCGTCCCGGTGGAGAAGACGGAGGGTGACGAGGTCGTCGGGAGCACGATCAACGAGAACGGGCTGCTCGTGGTGGAGGCGACGAAGGTCGGAGAGGACACCGCGATCCAGCAGATCGTCGAGCGGGTGAAGGAGGCCCAGGCCCGCCAGCCGGAGATCCAGCGGCTGGTCGATCGGGTGAGCGCGTACTTCGTCCCCGCGGTGATCGCGAACGCGCTCCTCTGGGCGACCGTCTGGTTCGCGTTCCCCGAGACGATCTACGCGGTGACGACGGCGCTGCCGCTCTGGGAGCCCGTCGGCGGCGGACCCGTCGCTGGCGGCGTTCCCGTGATCGAGTTCTCGATGATCGTCCTCGCCTCCGCCCTCCTGATCGCCTGTCCCTGTGCGCTCGGGCTGGCGACGCCCGCGGCGACGATGGTCGGCTCGACCATCTCCGCGACCAACGGCGTGCTCTACAAGGGTGCGGATATCCTCGAGAAGGCCCGCGGGATCGACACGGTCGTCTTCGACAAGACCGGGACGCTGACCCACGGCGAGATGCGCCTGACCGACGTCGTCCCGGTCGACGAGGCGCGAGCGGACGGCGGCCTCCCCGACGGGGGTGTCCTCGAACCCCGGACGACCGAGGAGGCGGTGCTCGCAGCGGCAGCGAGCGCGGAGTCCGGCTCCGAACATCCCTTGGCGCGAGCGATCGTCGAGGGCGCTCGCGATCGAGGGGTCGAGACGAACGATCCGGAGGGCTTCGAGAACGTCCCCGGTCACGGGATCCGCGCGACGGTCGCGGGAAGCGAGGTGCTCGTCGGCAACCGGAGACTGCTGGGCGAGGCGGGCGTCGATCCGGGCGAGGTAGAGGAGACGATGCAGCGTCTGGAGAGCGAGGGCAAGACCGCGATGCTCGTCGCCCGCGACGGTGAGCTTCTCGGGGTTATCGCGAGCGCCGACACGGTGAGAGAGAGCGCGAAGGAGACGGTGAGCGCGCTTCGAGACCGGGGCCTGCGAGTCGTGATGCTCACCGGCGACAACGACCGGACGGCACGGGCGGTCGCGAGGGAGGTCGGGATCGACGAGGAACACGTCCGGTCGGAGGTGTTGCCCGAGGACAAGGCCGACGAGATCGAGGCGATCCAGAGAGAGGGGGCGCGGGCGATGATGGTCGGCGACGGGGTCAACGACGCGCCCGCGCTCACCGCCGCCCACGTCGGCGTCGCGATCGGGTCCGGGACCGACGTCGCGATCGAGTCGGCGGACGTTACGCTGATGCGCGACGATCCCGCGGACGTGCTGAAGGCGATCCGGATCTCCGAGGCGACGATCACGAAGGTGCGCCAGAACCTCTTCTGGGCGTTCGCCTACAACGTGACGCTGATCCCGATCGCCTCGCTCGGCCTGCTCAACCCCGCGCTCGCGGGGCTCGCGATGGCCGGTTCGTCCGTCTCGGTGATGACCAACAGCCTCGCGTTCGCGAACTACGATCCCCACGAGGAGTACCGGTTCCTCGGCCGACTCCGGTAG